From a region of the Roseivirga sp. 4D4 genome:
- a CDS encoding DUF3536 domain-containing protein, with protein MDRYLCIHGHFYQPPRENAWLEKIEIQPSAFPYHDWNERITRESYYPNAFSRVLNDQGKIIDIVNNYSKISFNFGPTLLSWMEQHAQTTYQAILDSDKESMQNFGGHGSAVAQVYNHMIMPLANRKDKETQIIWGIEDFKKRFGRMPEGMWLGEAAVDTETLELMNDQGIKYSLLAPRQAARYRKIGSKDWIEGIDPNKHYSYKLPNGERIALFFYDGQRSQNVAFKGILQDGRRFAEDLMEGYRDTNEREFVHIATDGESYGHHHKNGDMALAYCLRYIEENDLTKLTNYGQYLEMFEPEYEVEIHENSSWSCVHGVERWRSNCGCHTGGEGHWHQKWREPLRTALDNARDHMIDIYKRGVSKFTNDPWAMRNDYIRVIMDRSKANVSQFLKRHIKETLSDDERTHVMRMLEMQRNAMLMYTSCGWFFNDISGIETLQILQYACRAIQLAESESDQQLEDKFLEDLAKAESNVASEGTGKDIYLKHIHRYQLSLTQVGMHYAVASLFADNPQSLTVLNYDCKSIFFERKSAGLQKLAYGTTVVNSKVTTSKKEFSFVVIYLGQHHLIGGTSKRLSKKQFEPISTALTHAFERSNVAEVVDIIKEKFRAHTFSFFGMFKDEQMKLVNQYLKQSEELAYDSYRKIYDRNYGILNVMKGQKLQIPPTLKQNIDDVINIEFKDLFTNGHFNIERMEELVDETLKWDVKLNNELISAKLNTKLDDMFGQFEQDNDISVLDKILKALRLSKRVSLNPLLVNLQNDVFELSRDFLSGSKLPVDGNQVILETLEQIAVEIGVDLSFIKSQTVNA; from the coding sequence ATGGATAGGTATTTATGTATTCACGGGCACTTTTATCAGCCCCCGAGAGAAAATGCCTGGTTGGAAAAAATAGAAATACAGCCGAGTGCATTTCCATATCATGATTGGAACGAAAGAATTACCAGAGAAAGCTACTACCCTAATGCTTTTTCAAGGGTACTGAACGATCAGGGAAAGATTATTGACATTGTCAATAATTACTCAAAGATCAGTTTCAATTTTGGCCCTACCCTATTGTCATGGATGGAACAACATGCGCAAACTACTTATCAAGCCATTCTTGACTCTGATAAGGAGAGCATGCAAAACTTTGGTGGCCACGGTTCTGCTGTCGCACAGGTATATAACCACATGATCATGCCTTTGGCCAATCGCAAGGACAAAGAAACACAGATCATCTGGGGTATTGAAGATTTTAAAAAACGTTTCGGGCGGATGCCTGAAGGCATGTGGCTAGGTGAAGCCGCGGTGGATACTGAAACCCTCGAACTGATGAATGACCAGGGAATTAAATATTCTCTATTAGCCCCAAGGCAAGCCGCTCGATATCGTAAGATTGGATCAAAAGATTGGATAGAAGGCATTGATCCAAATAAGCATTACAGCTACAAATTGCCCAACGGTGAACGCATAGCCCTCTTCTTTTACGATGGTCAACGATCCCAAAATGTTGCTTTCAAAGGTATTCTCCAAGATGGAAGGCGTTTTGCCGAAGATTTAATGGAAGGCTATCGCGATACGAATGAAAGAGAATTCGTCCATATCGCAACCGATGGCGAGAGTTACGGTCATCACCATAAGAATGGCGATATGGCCCTTGCCTATTGCCTCAGGTACATTGAAGAAAACGACCTCACAAAGCTCACCAACTATGGCCAGTACCTTGAAATGTTTGAGCCAGAGTACGAGGTTGAAATTCATGAAAACAGCTCTTGGAGCTGTGTTCATGGCGTAGAGCGTTGGCGCAGTAACTGTGGCTGTCACACCGGAGGTGAAGGTCACTGGCACCAAAAATGGCGGGAACCATTAAGAACAGCGCTAGACAATGCCAGAGATCATATGATTGATATCTATAAGCGAGGAGTATCAAAATTTACAAATGATCCATGGGCGATGCGTAATGATTATATCCGTGTAATTATGGATAGGTCGAAAGCAAACGTGTCACAGTTCCTTAAGCGCCACATCAAGGAGACGCTCAGCGATGATGAAAGAACTCATGTCATGCGAATGCTCGAAATGCAACGTAATGCCATGCTGATGTATACGAGTTGTGGATGGTTCTTTAATGACATTTCGGGTATTGAGACACTTCAGATCTTGCAATATGCTTGTCGTGCCATTCAATTAGCAGAGAGCGAGTCAGATCAGCAGTTAGAGGACAAATTTCTCGAGGATCTGGCTAAAGCCGAAAGTAATGTGGCGAGTGAAGGCACTGGAAAAGACATCTACCTCAAACATATTCATCGCTATCAGCTATCACTGACACAGGTAGGGATGCACTATGCCGTAGCATCTCTATTTGCAGATAACCCACAGAGTTTGACAGTACTTAACTATGACTGTAAAAGTATCTTCTTTGAGAGAAAGAGTGCCGGCCTTCAAAAGCTGGCCTATGGTACGACTGTAGTTAACTCAAAAGTCACCACTTCAAAAAAGGAATTCAGTTTTGTGGTTATCTATCTAGGGCAACACCACTTGATTGGAGGTACTTCTAAAAGACTATCTAAAAAACAGTTTGAACCGATCTCAACGGCATTGACACATGCCTTCGAGCGCAGTAATGTGGCTGAAGTTGTTGATATCATCAAAGAAAAATTCAGGGCTCACACCTTCTCTTTCTTTGGCATGTTCAAGGATGAGCAGATGAAGCTGGTAAACCAATACTTAAAACAAAGTGAAGAATTGGCTTATGATTCCTACAGGAAGATTTATGACCGCAATTATGGAATCCTTAACGTAATGAAAGGTCAAAAGCTCCAAATTCCACCTACTCTGAAGCAAAACATTGATGATGTCATTAACATTGAGTTCAAAGACCTTTTTACCAATGGCCATTTTAATATTGAGCGGATGGAAGAATTGGTGGATGAAACCCTCAAGTGGGACGTCAAATTGAACAATGAGCTGATCAGTGCTAAGTTAAATACCAAACTGGATGACATGTTCGGCCAATTTGAGCAAGACAATGACATTTCCGTATTGGACAAGATTCTCAAAGCACTTAGGCTTTCCAAAAGAGTAAGCCTCAACCCATTGCTCGTTAACTTGCAAAACGATGTATTTGAGTTGAGCAGAGACTTTCTTTCAGGCAGTAAACTTCCTGTAGATGGTAATCAAGTGATTCTGGAAACTCTCGAACAGATCGCTGTAGAAATAGGAGTTGATCTGAGTTTTATCAAAAGTCAAACTGTAAACGCATAA
- the glgB gene encoding 1,4-alpha-glucan branching protein GlgB, with translation MEQHQHTTAHSLMTDFDGELFKSGKHFKLYEKLGSKLIEVEGKKGTQFSVWAPNAEKVQVIGDFNHWNGDGYELYPRWDGSGIWEGFVPGIEKGTVYKYKIHSNNYGQILEKGDPFAIHWEVPPKTASIVWEIDYKWKDSKWLKARKEKNALDQPYSVYEVHLGSWKRKENGESLSYKELAKELVNYTKEMGYTHIEFLPVMEHPFFGSWGYQCTGYFAPSSRYGTPEDFMAMIDAFHKAEIGVILDWVPSHFPSDAHGLFNFDGTHLYEHADPRQGYHPDWSSYIFNYGRSEVRAFLISSAMFWLDTFHTDGLRVDAVASMLYLDYSRKEGEWIPNEHGGRENLEAISFLKELNETVYSELEGVQTIAEESTAWPAVSRPTYLGGLGFGMKWMMGWMNDTLEYFKKDAYYRQYHQNDITFSLNYAFTENFMLPLSHDEVVHGKGPLIDRMPGDEWQRFANLRLLYAYMYTHPGTKLVFMGGEIGQTSEWQHDYSIPWDLLEFDPHKGMKEFTKSLNHLYKGEAALYEHSFSAEGFEWIELNDHQNSALSYIRKGKNPEDDIVVVCNFTPVVRESYRIGINGGDWEEVFNSDDTSFWGSGIKNAGVIKSDKEPQHGRPSSLDLKLPPLAVVMFKQVKAKPKAAKKTVKKK, from the coding sequence ATGGAACAACATCAACATACCACTGCACACTCTTTAATGACAGACTTTGATGGTGAGCTGTTCAAGTCTGGCAAGCACTTTAAACTCTATGAAAAACTAGGGTCGAAGCTGATTGAAGTTGAAGGCAAAAAAGGAACTCAATTTTCCGTTTGGGCTCCAAATGCAGAAAAAGTGCAAGTCATTGGCGATTTCAACCACTGGAATGGTGATGGTTATGAATTATACCCTAGATGGGATGGTTCGGGTATCTGGGAAGGCTTTGTACCAGGAATCGAAAAGGGAACCGTATATAAGTATAAGATCCATTCGAACAACTATGGCCAAATCCTCGAGAAAGGCGATCCATTTGCCATCCACTGGGAAGTACCTCCGAAGACCGCCTCAATCGTATGGGAGATAGACTATAAGTGGAAAGACAGCAAATGGCTGAAAGCCAGAAAAGAAAAAAATGCCCTTGACCAACCCTACTCTGTATATGAGGTCCATTTGGGTTCGTGGAAAAGAAAAGAAAACGGTGAATCGCTGTCCTATAAAGAGCTTGCAAAAGAACTGGTGAATTACACCAAAGAGATGGGCTATACGCACATCGAATTCCTCCCGGTAATGGAGCACCCTTTCTTTGGGTCATGGGGCTACCAATGCACGGGTTATTTTGCACCTTCTTCCAGGTACGGTACGCCAGAAGATTTCATGGCCATGATAGATGCCTTCCATAAGGCTGAAATCGGAGTTATTTTGGACTGGGTACCATCTCATTTCCCAAGTGATGCGCATGGACTGTTTAATTTTGATGGCACTCATTTGTATGAGCACGCTGATCCGAGACAAGGGTATCACCCAGATTGGAGCTCGTACATTTTCAACTATGGCCGAAGTGAAGTCAGGGCATTCTTGATCAGTAGTGCTATGTTTTGGCTCGATACCTTCCATACGGATGGTTTGCGTGTAGATGCTGTAGCCTCAATGCTCTATCTAGACTATTCCAGAAAAGAAGGTGAATGGATTCCAAATGAACACGGTGGAAGAGAAAACCTAGAAGCCATTTCATTCCTCAAAGAACTGAACGAGACTGTATACAGTGAATTGGAAGGAGTTCAAACCATTGCGGAAGAATCAACTGCATGGCCAGCAGTATCCAGACCAACCTACCTTGGCGGCTTAGGTTTTGGAATGAAATGGATGATGGGCTGGATGAACGATACGCTAGAGTATTTCAAGAAAGATGCTTACTACCGTCAGTACCATCAAAATGACATTACTTTTAGCTTGAATTATGCCTTTACTGAGAACTTTATGCTACCCCTTTCTCATGATGAGGTGGTACATGGTAAAGGCCCTTTGATTGACAGAATGCCTGGAGATGAATGGCAACGATTTGCGAACCTTCGCCTCTTGTATGCTTATATGTATACCCATCCGGGAACGAAACTAGTATTTATGGGAGGCGAAATAGGCCAAACATCAGAATGGCAACATGACTATTCAATCCCTTGGGATTTGTTAGAATTCGATCCTCACAAAGGCATGAAAGAGTTTACCAAAAGCCTTAATCACCTTTACAAAGGTGAGGCTGCACTCTATGAGCACAGTTTCAGTGCCGAGGGCTTTGAATGGATTGAGTTGAATGATCATCAAAATTCAGCATTGAGCTATATCAGAAAGGGTAAAAACCCTGAAGATGATATTGTGGTTGTTTGCAATTTCACCCCAGTTGTTCGTGAAAGTTATCGGATCGGCATTAATGGTGGTGATTGGGAAGAAGTATTTAATTCAGATGATACCAGTTTCTGGGGCAGCGGCATTAAGAACGCAGGCGTTATTAAATCAGACAAAGAACCACAACACGGCAGACCAAGTTCTTTAGACTTGAAATTACCACCACTTGCGGTAGTGATGTTCAAGCAAGTCAAGGCTAAACCCAAAGCTGCTAAGAAAACAGTAAAGAAAAAGTAG
- a CDS encoding alpha-1,4-glucan--maltose-1-phosphate maltosyltransferase: protein MKSGQKRVVIENVSPEINCGQHAAKRTVGQTFQVTADLLADGHDVLNAHIKYKVGNARSWKYAPMHFVENDVFEGEFTVEKQGNHTYTVEAWVDYPLTWQHNIERKIADQQHVDVELLDGIQYLETALKSAQGEKEYLEELIEAFKNPEAYNYAIAEAQSKRLHDIFHGNPTKEFATTYDKELPLYVDRKKALFSTWYEFFPRSTAKKEGKHGTFKDCLDVIPYVKQLGFDVIYFPPIHPIGTAHRKGKNNTTTALPDDVGVPWAIGNKEGGHKDILPELGSLNDFKKVIKAAAENGIEIALDFALQCSPDHPYVKEHPTWFKWRPDGTVQYAENPPKKYQDIYPIYFESADWEPMWDEFISIVLYWNKLGVKIFRVDNPHTKPFGFWEYLIAEVKKVDQDVLFLAEAFTKPKTMQRLAKIGFSQGYTYYTWRNNKAELIEYMTELSKSQMKDYFRPNFWPNTPDINPWMLQGGNENLYIIRHMMAATLSSNYGMYGPVYEQIDNAAYIGKEEYLNSEKYEVRQWDWTKTNKLTQLITRINQIRNEQSAFQYTNNIDFCSIENDQILAYFKQSEDGENSILCVVNLDPYNKQGGWVQVPRHKMGISGDTPMRMTDLVTGNSYIWNQEWNFVELDPYQVPYHIFSIHY from the coding sequence ATGAAATCAGGGCAAAAAAGAGTAGTCATTGAAAACGTTTCCCCAGAAATCAATTGTGGTCAACATGCGGCAAAAAGAACTGTCGGACAGACTTTTCAAGTAACCGCTGACCTACTGGCTGACGGGCACGATGTACTCAATGCGCACATCAAGTATAAAGTTGGCAATGCCAGAAGCTGGAAGTACGCTCCAATGCATTTCGTAGAAAACGATGTTTTCGAAGGTGAATTCACCGTTGAAAAGCAAGGGAATCATACCTATACAGTAGAAGCCTGGGTAGACTACCCCCTCACTTGGCAACATAATATCGAGCGTAAAATAGCTGATCAACAACACGTGGATGTCGAACTGTTAGACGGTATCCAATACTTGGAGACTGCCTTAAAATCAGCTCAGGGAGAGAAGGAATATTTAGAAGAACTGATCGAAGCCTTCAAGAACCCTGAAGCTTACAATTATGCCATTGCGGAAGCGCAGTCCAAAAGACTTCATGACATCTTCCATGGCAATCCTACCAAGGAATTTGCTACAACATATGACAAAGAACTTCCACTCTACGTAGACCGTAAAAAGGCACTCTTCAGTACTTGGTATGAATTCTTCCCAAGGTCTACTGCGAAAAAAGAAGGTAAGCATGGAACCTTCAAAGATTGCCTGGATGTAATTCCTTATGTCAAACAACTCGGTTTTGATGTCATCTACTTCCCTCCGATTCACCCAATCGGGACGGCACATAGGAAGGGGAAAAACAACACTACCACGGCACTACCAGATGACGTAGGTGTGCCATGGGCAATCGGCAATAAAGAGGGAGGTCATAAAGACATCCTACCCGAACTTGGCTCGCTGAACGATTTCAAAAAGGTGATCAAAGCGGCTGCCGAAAACGGTATTGAAATCGCACTAGACTTTGCGCTGCAGTGTTCTCCTGATCATCCTTATGTGAAAGAGCACCCAACCTGGTTTAAGTGGAGACCTGACGGCACCGTTCAGTATGCCGAAAATCCACCTAAAAAGTATCAAGACATCTACCCGATCTACTTCGAATCAGCAGATTGGGAGCCTATGTGGGATGAGTTTATCAGCATAGTCCTCTATTGGAACAAACTGGGGGTAAAAATCTTTAGGGTTGACAATCCGCATACGAAACCGTTTGGTTTTTGGGAATACCTCATCGCAGAAGTGAAGAAGGTGGATCAAGACGTTCTTTTCCTTGCAGAAGCCTTTACCAAACCGAAAACCATGCAGCGTTTGGCTAAAATCGGTTTTAGCCAAGGTTATACATACTACACCTGGAGAAACAATAAGGCTGAGCTCATTGAATACATGACTGAGCTTTCGAAAAGTCAAATGAAAGACTACTTCAGACCGAACTTTTGGCCCAACACGCCTGATATCAATCCCTGGATGCTTCAGGGGGGAAACGAAAACCTCTACATCATCAGGCATATGATGGCGGCAACGCTTTCTTCTAACTATGGCATGTATGGCCCGGTGTATGAGCAAATCGATAATGCAGCCTACATTGGTAAAGAGGAGTATCTAAACTCTGAAAAGTATGAAGTAAGACAGTGGGATTGGACAAAGACCAACAAACTGACTCAGTTGATCACCAGAATCAATCAGATCCGAAATGAGCAATCAGCATTCCAATACACCAACAATATTGACTTTTGCAGCATAGAAAACGATCAAATACTCGCTTATTTCAAACAAAGCGAAGATGGTGAGAATAGCATTCTATGCGTTGTAAACCTCGACCCATATAATAAGCAAGGAGGTTGGGTTCAGGTACCTCGCCATAAAATGGGCATCTCGGGAGATACCCCTATGCGCATGACCGATTTAGTGACAGGTAACAGCTATATCTGGAATCAAGAATGGAATTTTGTCGAACTGGATCCTTATCAGGTTCCTTACCATATATTTTCAATTCATTACTAA
- the rplI gene encoding 50S ribosomal protein L9 — protein sequence MDVILKTDIKGLGYKNDTVSVKPGYGRNYLIPQGFAVLASESNRKMVAENIKQAAHKADKIKGDAQAIADAIGDTALEIKAKAGDSGKIFGAVTTLQISDALKAKGIDVDRKKISFKGEVKMLGEYELEIDLHKEVKKDLKFSVVAE from the coding sequence ATGGACGTTATATTAAAGACTGATATTAAAGGTTTAGGCTACAAGAACGATACTGTTAGCGTAAAACCAGGTTATGGTAGAAACTACCTTATCCCTCAAGGCTTTGCTGTACTAGCAAGCGAGTCAAACAGAAAGATGGTTGCTGAGAACATCAAGCAAGCAGCTCACAAAGCAGACAAAATCAAAGGAGACGCTCAGGCGATTGCTGATGCAATTGGCGATACTGCTCTTGAGATCAAAGCAAAAGCTGGCGACAGTGGCAAAATCTTTGGTGCTGTAACTACCTTGCAGATTTCTGATGCTTTAAAAGCTAAAGGAATTGATGTAGACAGAAAGAAAATCTCTTTCAAAGGAGAAGTAAAAATGCTTGGCGAATACGAATTAGAAATCGATCTACACAAAGAGGTGAAGAAAGATTTAAAATTCTCTGTAGTCGCTGAATAA
- the rpsR gene encoding 30S ribosomal protein S18: protein MTLVNEPINREQQRKKYCRFKKNGIKYVDYKNPDFLMAFVNEQGKILPRRLTGTSLKYQKKVTQAVKRARHIALMPYVADGLK, encoded by the coding sequence ATGACATTAGTAAACGAACCAATCAACAGAGAGCAGCAACGCAAGAAGTATTGCCGCTTCAAGAAAAATGGAATCAAATACGTTGACTACAAGAACCCAGATTTCTTGATGGCCTTCGTAAACGAGCAAGGTAAGATTCTTCCAAGAAGACTTACTGGTACAAGCTTGAAATATCAAAAGAAAGTGACTCAGGCAGTAAAAAGAGCAAGACACATTGCTTTGATGCCTTACGTAGCTGACGGATTGAAGTAA